A section of the Mesobacillus jeotgali genome encodes:
- a CDS encoding SDR family NAD(P)-dependent oxidoreductase has product MRFSETVALVTGAGSGIGKAAATRLADEGSKVILVGRTKSKLDAVAKEINEGHKLPRAEVFPADVTDEEDVRELADYIMEQFGDLHVLVNNAGGSVHSKIMETSANDWDFVQNTNLKSVFLVSKILGNLMAGKANEEQDHLQRRSIVNVASLSGHQAGAHIPHYSAAKAGVINFTKALALELSPFGIRVNSVSPGFVETPLTEQGMKNEQFVKAIRKNTALKRAGRPEEVANVIAFLASQEASYMTGSDVLVDGGWLIK; this is encoded by the coding sequence TTGAGATTTTCGGAAACTGTAGCTCTTGTTACAGGTGCGGGCAGTGGTATTGGGAAGGCTGCGGCGACACGGCTGGCTGACGAGGGATCAAAGGTGATCTTAGTTGGCCGGACAAAATCAAAGCTTGATGCTGTCGCAAAAGAGATAAATGAGGGACACAAACTACCAAGAGCCGAAGTTTTCCCGGCAGATGTAACGGATGAAGAAGATGTCAGAGAATTAGCTGACTATATTATGGAACAATTCGGGGATTTGCATGTCCTGGTGAATAACGCAGGCGGCTCGGTCCATTCCAAAATCATGGAAACTTCAGCAAATGACTGGGATTTTGTACAGAATACTAATCTCAAAAGCGTATTCCTTGTTTCAAAAATACTTGGCAATTTGATGGCGGGTAAAGCCAATGAAGAACAAGACCATTTGCAAAGGCGGTCCATCGTTAATGTAGCCTCGTTATCGGGACATCAGGCAGGGGCTCATATTCCACATTATAGTGCAGCGAAGGCCGGTGTCATCAATTTCACAAAAGCACTCGCTCTGGAATTATCCCCGTTTGGCATCAGGGTAAACTCTGTATCTCCTGGTTTTGTGGAGACACCTTTAACGGAGCAGGGTATGAAGAATGAACAATTCGTAAAGGCGATCAGGAAAAATACTGCGCTGAAACGTGCTGGCAGGCCGGAAGAAGTCGCAAATGTCATAGCATTTCTTGCTTCACAAGAAGCATCTTATATGACAGGGTCTGACGTCCTGGTTGATGGCGGCTGGTTAATCAAGTAG
- a CDS encoding phosphotriesterase family protein — MAMINTVRGPINSEQLGKTLIHEHFIFGYPGFQGDVTLGAFCEESALEEAINIARHIQSFGVRTVVDPTPNECGRNPEFLKKISEATGLQIICATGYYYEGEGATPYFKFRQALGTAEEEIYEMFKKELTEGIAGTGIKPGVIKLASSKDEITEYEKMFFRAGARVQKETGAVILTHTQEGTMGPEQARFLIEHGADPGKIIIGHMCGNTNPEYHKQVLDQGVRIGFDRFGIQGMVGAPFDHERVQTLLALVNEGYEDQILLAHDTVNIWLGRPPVMPEQAAKIMENWQPGHIFTNILPQLRDNGVSESQIDKMLGGNAAGLFSGSSVKVSS, encoded by the coding sequence ATGGCAATGATCAATACTGTAAGAGGCCCAATTAACTCAGAGCAATTGGGGAAAACATTGATTCATGAACACTTCATTTTTGGTTATCCAGGGTTCCAGGGAGATGTGACATTAGGGGCATTTTGTGAAGAATCAGCTTTGGAAGAAGCCATCAATATTGCCAGGCATATTCAGAGCTTCGGAGTCAGGACTGTTGTGGACCCGACCCCAAATGAATGTGGCAGAAATCCTGAATTCCTAAAGAAAATCTCTGAAGCTACCGGACTGCAGATCATCTGTGCAACTGGCTATTATTACGAAGGCGAAGGAGCTACTCCTTATTTCAAGTTCAGGCAGGCTCTTGGCACAGCTGAAGAGGAAATCTATGAAATGTTCAAGAAAGAGCTGACAGAAGGGATTGCTGGTACAGGAATCAAGCCAGGAGTTATCAAACTGGCTTCGAGCAAGGATGAAATCACTGAATACGAAAAAATGTTCTTCCGTGCAGGCGCTCGTGTACAGAAGGAAACAGGGGCCGTTATCCTGACGCATACCCAGGAAGGAACCATGGGGCCAGAACAGGCAAGGTTCCTGATTGAACATGGAGCTGATCCGGGGAAAATTATCATCGGCCATATGTGCGGCAATACAAATCCTGAATATCATAAACAGGTTCTTGACCAAGGCGTAAGGATCGGATTTGACCGTTTCGGCATCCAGGGGATGGTAGGAGCGCCATTTGACCACGAAAGAGTGCAGACTCTGCTTGCCCTTGTTAATGAAGGATATGAGGACCAAATTTTACTGGCGCATGATACTGTTAATATCTGGCTCGGCCGGCCTCCGGTTATGCCTGAACAGGCAGCAAAGATCATGGAGAACTGGCAGCCAGGCCATATATTCACAAATATCCTCCCTCAGCTAAGGGATAACGGAGTATCAGAATCACAAATCGATAAGATGCTTGGCGGAAATGCAGCTGGGTTGTTCTCAGGATCTTCTGTAAAAGTGAGTTCTTGA
- a CDS encoding NUDIX hydrolase, protein MTGGHIEPDESPVECFKRETMEEAYVEGHCSPLGRVTVDQSENYLWKEDGPYPKIGYQIFYRMDITKIHEFEAGYESADRIFIDPPRIREYYADWHEIYDSILSSAIEKKIKNVRGKLKWM, encoded by the coding sequence ATGACAGGAGGACATATTGAACCTGATGAGTCTCCAGTGGAATGTTTTAAACGGGAAACGATGGAAGAGGCTTATGTTGAAGGACATTGCAGCCCGTTAGGAAGGGTCACTGTAGACCAAAGCGAAAATTATCTTTGGAAAGAAGATGGCCCTTACCCAAAGATAGGTTATCAGATTTTTTATCGAATGGATATTACAAAAATCCATGAATTCGAAGCAGGTTATGAATCTGCTGATAGAATATTTATAGATCCTCCTCGTATACGGGAGTATTATGCGGACTGGCATGAGATTTATGATTCTATTCTAAGCTCTGCTATTGAAAAAAAGATTAAAAACGTTAGGGGGAAATTGAAATGGATGTAG
- a CDS encoding long-chain-fatty-acid--CoA ligase: MSEKKDWLSKYPDSIETTITLPEKSLPQMLRESAEKYPHNIALSFYGRKTSYEQLLQNVTHFASALQNRGVVIGDRVAIMLPNCPQYVISYFGVLTAGAIVTQVNPMSVERELEYILNDSGAETILVLDALYQKVKSVQASTGLKNIIAVSLQPSDFEFGQDTKFEEFLGESSGRVSIVDMNPAEDIAVLQYTGGTTGRSKGAMLTHQNLLANVLQSYEFFKHDIKPGKERSLTVIPLFHVFGMTACMNLSIYTGAEIILLPRFDLEEVLTTIKNEQPTMFPGVPTMYVAITNHPKAEEYGIGSIEICNSGSAPMPVELLREFERKTGSKILEGYGLSEAAPTTHCNPSFAERKPGSVGIGMPSTEYKIVDLASGTEEVPVGELGEVIIKGPQVMKGYWNMPEETANTLRDGWLYTGDIARVDEEGYLYIVDRKKDMIIASGYNIYPRDIEEVLYEHPAVQEAVVIGIPDEYRGEAVKAVIVLKAGKEADEAGIKEFCRQNMAAYKVPNVVEFREQLPKTSVGKILRRALREELLKS; this comes from the coding sequence ATGAGTGAGAAAAAAGACTGGCTTTCCAAGTATCCTGACTCCATTGAAACAACGATCACTTTACCTGAAAAATCTTTGCCGCAAATGCTTCGTGAATCTGCAGAAAAGTATCCTCACAACATTGCCCTTTCGTTTTATGGCCGGAAAACCAGCTATGAACAATTATTGCAAAATGTGACCCATTTTGCATCTGCCCTTCAGAACCGAGGGGTGGTAATCGGCGACAGGGTAGCAATCATGCTGCCAAATTGCCCTCAGTATGTTATTTCCTACTTTGGCGTCTTGACAGCAGGAGCAATCGTCACCCAAGTTAACCCCATGTCAGTTGAACGAGAATTAGAATATATCCTGAATGATTCAGGTGCGGAAACAATTCTGGTTCTTGATGCACTGTACCAGAAGGTTAAGAGTGTGCAAGCATCTACTGGATTAAAAAATATTATCGCCGTAAGCCTGCAGCCATCAGATTTCGAATTTGGTCAGGACACCAAGTTTGAAGAGTTTCTGGGAGAAAGCAGCGGCAGGGTTTCCATTGTTGATATGAATCCTGCAGAGGATATTGCAGTTTTGCAATACACAGGTGGAACAACGGGAAGATCAAAAGGAGCCATGCTGACTCACCAGAATCTTCTAGCCAATGTGCTGCAGTCATATGAATTTTTCAAGCATGACATTAAGCCCGGAAAAGAGCGCTCATTGACAGTTATCCCATTGTTCCATGTTTTTGGAATGACAGCTTGTATGAATCTATCAATCTATACAGGCGCAGAAATAATTTTGCTGCCGCGCTTTGATTTGGAAGAAGTCCTCACGACGATTAAAAACGAGCAACCCACAATGTTCCCTGGTGTTCCAACTATGTATGTCGCTATCACAAATCACCCGAAAGCTGAGGAGTATGGTATCGGCAGCATAGAGATTTGCAACAGTGGCAGCGCTCCAATGCCAGTTGAGCTGTTGCGTGAATTCGAAAGGAAAACAGGTTCGAAGATTCTCGAAGGTTACGGACTCTCCGAAGCCGCCCCTACTACACATTGCAATCCAAGTTTTGCCGAGAGAAAGCCGGGCAGTGTGGGAATCGGCATGCCATCAACAGAGTATAAAATTGTTGACCTTGCCTCCGGTACCGAAGAAGTGCCAGTTGGGGAACTCGGAGAAGTTATCATTAAAGGTCCGCAGGTGATGAAAGGATACTGGAATATGCCAGAAGAAACAGCTAATACACTGAGGGACGGATGGCTTTACACTGGTGATATTGCCCGGGTTGATGAAGAAGGATACCTTTATATTGTCGACAGGAAAAAAGATATGATTATAGCAAGCGGCTATAATATATATCCCCGTGATATTGAAGAAGTACTCTATGAACACCCAGCAGTCCAGGAAGCCGTGGTTATCGGGATTCCTGATGAATATCGCGGTGAAGCAGTAAAAGCAGTCATAGTGCTGAAGGCAGGAAAAGAAGCAGATGAGGCTGGCATCAAGGAGTTTTGCCGTCAGAACATGGCCGCATACAAGGTTCCTAATGTAGTAGAATTCCGTGAACAGCTGCCGAAAACGAGTGTTGGCAAAATTTTGAGAAGGGCTCTCAGGGAAGAATTATTAAAAAGTTAA
- a CDS encoding class I SAM-dependent methyltransferase, protein MDVVIQNSRAWDKKVEEGAVYTKAVSEEVIEKSKAGDWEITVTTGKPVPRSWFPDSMEGLRVLCLASGGGQQGPVLAAAGADVTVVDISAKQLEQDRLVAKRDHLNLKTVQCSMSDLSVFSDEEFDLILHPVANVFVEDISQVWKEASRVLKNKGTLISGFTNPLLFIFDDEEDRKGNLVVKNKIPGSTVDSLTVQEKEDYIRLDETIEFWHTLEEQIQGQIEAGFVIAGMYEDDFGGRRPLDEYIKCFVATKAIKLNL, encoded by the coding sequence ATGGATGTAGTTATACAAAACAGCCGTGCGTGGGACAAGAAGGTTGAAGAAGGTGCTGTTTATACAAAGGCAGTTTCGGAAGAAGTGATTGAAAAGAGCAAGGCAGGCGATTGGGAGATCACGGTAACTACCGGAAAGCCGGTTCCCCGCAGCTGGTTTCCGGATTCTATGGAAGGACTGAGGGTTCTTTGTCTTGCGTCAGGCGGTGGTCAACAGGGACCAGTTTTGGCCGCAGCGGGTGCTGATGTTACGGTGGTTGATATTTCTGCAAAACAACTCGAACAGGACCGATTAGTAGCAAAAAGAGACCATCTTAATCTTAAAACGGTGCAATGCAGCATGTCTGATCTTTCTGTATTCAGTGATGAAGAGTTCGATCTTATCCTTCATCCTGTGGCCAATGTCTTTGTTGAAGATATTTCACAAGTCTGGAAGGAAGCATCAAGAGTTCTGAAAAACAAAGGTACATTAATATCCGGATTCACAAATCCACTGCTTTTCATTTTTGATGATGAAGAAGACAGGAAAGGAAACCTGGTGGTTAAAAACAAAATACCAGGATCCACAGTCGATAGTTTGACAGTACAAGAAAAGGAAGACTATATCAGATTAGATGAAACGATAGAATTTTGGCATACATTAGAAGAACAAATACAAGGGCAAATTGAGGCAGGATTCGTCATTGCCGGTATGTATGAAGACGATTTTGGGGGCAGAAGGCCACTGGATGAGTATATTAAATGCTTTGTCGCAACAAAAGCAATCAAACTAAATTTATAG
- a CDS encoding acyl-CoA thioesterase: MQEIEVRARFGETDALGHINNTSYFVYLEEARIRFFESLGYSMQLEEWKFILASTKCDFVSQGYFDQHLTVKTYVSRIGTKSFQLEHDIVCSQTKQLIAKGNAIVVFYDFNNQKSEVLPELLKEGLKSYFLPV; encoded by the coding sequence ATGCAGGAAATAGAAGTTAGAGCTCGCTTCGGAGAGACCGATGCCCTGGGGCACATCAACAATACCAGCTATTTTGTATATCTTGAAGAGGCAAGAATCAGATTTTTCGAGTCATTGGGTTACAGTATGCAACTGGAGGAATGGAAATTCATTTTAGCCTCCACTAAATGTGATTTTGTCAGCCAGGGTTATTTTGATCAACATTTGACCGTAAAAACATATGTTTCAAGGATTGGGACAAAAAGCTTCCAGCTAGAGCATGACATTGTCTGTTCACAAACTAAACAGTTGATTGCTAAAGGTAATGCTATTGTTGTGTTTTATGACTTCAATAACCAAAAGAGTGAAGTCTTGCCTGAGTTGCTCAAGGAAGGATTGAAGAGCTACTTTTTGCCTGTATAA
- a CDS encoding quinone oxidoreductase family protein, whose amino-acid sequence MKAIQFKEYGGPEVLQVIELERPTPKGNQVLIEVHAIGVNYADTARREGQYVVPTNLPFIPGAEISGMVAETGEAVTNVKPGDRIVTLIESGGYAEYALADSRGLIPLGDHMDFEQAAALPLQGLSAYHILKTMGRLEKDETVLVHAAAGGVGTLAVQLAKLLGAGKVIATASSKDKLELAADMGADVLINYTEQGWEEKVLEATGGKGVDVALEMAGGEIFNKTLKCLATFGRLVIYGVASGEQSRFYPSSLMARNQSVIGFFLPQIMRKPALIQSSMAEMLEFISKGQLRLTIGGVYSLDQAAEVHRLLQSRQTKGKLILKP is encoded by the coding sequence ATGAAAGCAATTCAATTTAAAGAATATGGAGGACCAGAAGTTCTTCAAGTTATTGAACTTGAGCGGCCGACACCTAAAGGGAATCAAGTGTTGATAGAAGTCCATGCGATCGGCGTCAACTATGCCGACACGGCAAGAAGAGAAGGCCAGTATGTCGTTCCTACTAATCTTCCATTTATTCCAGGAGCAGAAATTTCCGGTATGGTAGCAGAAACTGGAGAAGCCGTAACCAATGTAAAACCAGGGGACCGGATTGTTACCTTGATTGAGTCAGGAGGTTATGCTGAGTATGCACTGGCTGACAGCAGAGGACTGATTCCTTTAGGTGATCATATGGATTTTGAACAGGCAGCTGCTCTCCCGCTTCAAGGATTGAGCGCCTATCACATTTTAAAAACGATGGGCCGGCTGGAAAAAGATGAAACGGTTTTGGTGCATGCAGCGGCGGGTGGTGTAGGCACACTGGCCGTTCAACTAGCAAAGCTATTAGGTGCCGGCAAGGTAATAGCAACTGCTAGCAGCAAGGATAAGCTAGAACTAGCTGCTGATATGGGAGCTGATGTTTTAATTAACTACACCGAACAGGGCTGGGAAGAAAAGGTGCTTGAAGCAACCGGTGGAAAGGGAGTGGATGTCGCTCTTGAAATGGCGGGAGGCGAAATCTTCAATAAAACGTTGAAATGCCTGGCCACATTTGGCCGGCTGGTCATCTATGGAGTAGCCAGCGGAGAGCAGAGCCGCTTTTACCCGTCATCACTTATGGCCAGAAACCAATCTGTCATTGGCTTTTTCCTCCCGCAAATCATGAGGAAGCCAGCATTAATTCAATCTAGCATGGCTGAAATGCTCGAATTTATATCGAAGGGGCAACTAAGGCTGACCATCGGCGGAGTATATTCATTGGACCAGGCAGCAGAGGTCCATCGTCTTTTACAGTCTCGCCAGACAAAAGGAAAACTGATTCTAAAACCTTAG
- a CDS encoding DUF3900 domain-containing protein produces MEFEVQYLSFYVIQVEGKGDQADKRYKHFQTLNEAEYESSHLKDFLDGEFAKIVKRKVERHPKTDEVPTKLGYFIVEEGHDLTSNPNYNLFSRVRFAESKEDFQQESEKFAIAYVDTSAVRGGAFIVARAKLRKYFDDAFVFILKCDFEPKVASISDESTLIRQVEMAITTKNMKSIQYPFMPEEGMIQDNELKINQSSHARYFEDFLKYVEYGQSMPEIVKTQVIEMVRGHMEETFEPESEERVQLENAMEIWAASDKRELQERFEPQQVIEAAAQLIEHTPQLELKMKMDHISVKGLLADYGDRIHLAKLNGKYVLMIESDTITFEKGFSPVEFAKPDEIGTVVERIRQKS; encoded by the coding sequence ATGGAATTTGAAGTTCAATACCTATCATTTTACGTAATCCAAGTAGAAGGCAAAGGCGACCAGGCAGATAAAAGGTATAAGCATTTTCAGACATTAAATGAAGCAGAGTATGAAAGCAGTCATCTAAAAGATTTTCTCGATGGTGAGTTTGCTAAAATAGTCAAACGAAAGGTCGAACGCCATCCGAAAACGGATGAAGTCCCAACAAAGCTCGGCTACTTCATTGTTGAAGAAGGACACGATTTAACATCAAACCCCAACTATAATCTGTTCAGCCGCGTCCGTTTCGCAGAATCTAAAGAGGACTTTCAGCAGGAGAGCGAAAAGTTTGCAATTGCCTATGTTGATACTAGTGCTGTTCGAGGAGGTGCCTTCATTGTAGCCAGAGCGAAGCTTCGCAAGTATTTTGATGATGCCTTTGTATTCATCCTGAAATGTGATTTTGAACCGAAGGTAGCTTCTATTTCCGATGAATCCACATTGATCCGTCAGGTTGAAATGGCGATTACCACTAAAAACATGAAATCGATACAATATCCTTTCATGCCTGAGGAAGGGATGATTCAGGATAACGAGCTGAAGATCAACCAGTCTTCTCATGCGCGTTATTTTGAAGACTTCCTTAAATATGTTGAATATGGCCAGTCCATGCCAGAGATCGTCAAAACCCAAGTAATAGAGATGGTCCGCGGACACATGGAGGAAACATTTGAGCCGGAAAGTGAAGAGCGAGTACAGCTCGAAAATGCAATGGAAATATGGGCAGCCAGCGATAAACGGGAACTGCAGGAGCGATTTGAGCCGCAACAAGTCATCGAAGCTGCAGCCCAGCTTATCGAACATACTCCCCAGCTGGAATTAAAAATGAAAATGGACCATATCTCAGTAAAAGGATTGCTCGCAGATTATGGCGACAGAATTCACCTTGCAAAATTGAACGGAAAATATGTCTTGATGATCGAGTCAGATACTATTACCTTTGAGAAAGGCTTTTCTCCGGTTGAGTTTGCTAAACCTGATGAAATCGGGACGGTAGTTGAGAGAATCAGGCAAAAAAGCTAG
- a CDS encoding TetR/AcrR family transcriptional regulator, with protein MKEKITEHSIKLFEKKGFSETSIQDIVDSLGVTKGSFYYYFSSKEELLMDIHLRYIDELLGRQEEILGGQSTSKQKLFDIVYMLISSIKTKGSSAKIFFREMRHLSDDRLAQIISKRDQFRMNVERLIRNGMDRGEFRKDLNPVIVTFGILGAANWSYQWFNPEGKATDREVAEIFVEMILKGIEVD; from the coding sequence GTGAAAGAAAAAATAACTGAGCATAGCATTAAACTATTTGAAAAGAAAGGCTTCAGTGAGACATCCATCCAGGATATTGTCGATTCACTTGGAGTAACAAAAGGATCCTTCTATTATTATTTTTCCAGCAAAGAAGAACTGCTGATGGACATCCATCTTAGATATATAGACGAATTGCTTGGCCGACAAGAAGAAATTTTAGGCGGACAGTCGACAAGCAAACAAAAATTGTTCGATATCGTTTATATGCTAATCAGCAGTATAAAAACAAAGGGCTCATCTGCTAAAATCTTTTTTCGGGAGATGCGTCACTTAAGTGATGACAGGCTTGCACAAATAATTTCCAAACGCGATCAATTCCGGATGAATGTGGAACGGCTTATTCGTAATGGAATGGACCGTGGCGAGTTCCGGAAGGACTTGAACCCAGTGATTGTCACCTTTGGTATTCTAGGTGCTGCCAACTGGAGTTATCAGTGGTTCAACCCTGAAGGAAAGGCAACTGACAGGGAAGTGGCCGAGATATTTGTCGAAATGATCTTAAAGGGAATTGAAGTTGATTGA
- a CDS encoding enoyl-CoA hydratase/isomerase family protein has product MTEVKTSDHLIINRNGGVLSLTLNRPESLNAFSPEMILGLTEEIRMAQKDYEVKVIVLSGSGRSFSAGGDVKTMGQANAIGVYDHIGKLNECILAIKNTEKPIIAAVHGFAAGAGFNLALACDLIIAAHDSKFALSFSQVGLVSDGGGSYFVTRLVGPHLAKQFMFTAEPIPAERLYQLGVVNYLVPLEKLKEETFKLAGQLANGPTRTYGMIKKLVDHSMSSTLEEILEQERITQTMMVSTDDHLEGISAFKEKRKPNFTGN; this is encoded by the coding sequence TTGACTGAAGTAAAAACGAGTGACCATTTAATCATTAACAGAAACGGCGGGGTACTTTCATTGACCCTTAACAGGCCCGAAAGCCTCAACGCTTTCAGCCCGGAAATGATCCTTGGTCTGACAGAGGAAATCCGAATGGCGCAGAAGGATTATGAGGTAAAAGTCATCGTTCTGTCTGGTTCAGGGCGTTCCTTCAGTGCAGGCGGGGATGTTAAAACGATGGGCCAGGCAAATGCAATTGGTGTTTATGACCATATTGGAAAATTAAACGAATGCATTCTTGCCATAAAAAATACTGAGAAACCCATTATTGCTGCTGTACATGGCTTTGCAGCAGGGGCGGGTTTCAACCTGGCACTTGCCTGTGATTTGATCATCGCAGCACACGACAGCAAGTTTGCTTTAAGTTTTTCACAGGTAGGGCTTGTTTCCGATGGGGGTGGTTCATACTTTGTAACAAGACTTGTGGGTCCGCATCTGGCCAAACAGTTTATGTTCACTGCAGAACCCATTCCAGCTGAACGCCTTTACCAGCTAGGTGTCGTTAACTATCTTGTCCCATTGGAAAAACTTAAAGAGGAGACTTTCAAGCTTGCGGGCCAGCTTGCCAACGGGCCGACACGGACTTATGGCATGATCAAAAAACTCGTGGACCATTCAATGAGCTCAACTCTGGAAGAAATTTTGGAACAGGAAAGAATCACCCAAACAATGATGGTATCAACAGATGACCATCTTGAAGGCATTTCGGCTTTCAAAGAAAAACGGAAACCGAACTTTACTGGCAACTAA